One Defluviitoga tunisiensis genomic window carries:
- the thiI gene encoding tRNA uracil 4-sulfurtransferase ThiI: MNNIVIVRVDEIGLKSGNKMLFMKQLKNNIESKFKDLFSCKILGNRIYLFPKKTFNNRDLDNLGKIFGISSYSVAKKIDKDFEKMEEEAYKLVIEALNNDFDSCKSFRVSVNRADKSFPMISPEIAARIGEYVLSNIPSLTVDLTQPDINIEIDIRPEGVYLFKERVRGPSGLPVGVSSTGTVLLSGGIDSPVAALLMLRRGMVINGVNFYSPPFTGPKSLDKIIKISSIISEYTPFPFHLYVVPLTKIQMLFKDLEENQFSVVLQRRSMMRIADKISNLTGTKVLITGESLGQVASQTVENILTISESTQKVIFRPLIGSTKNETIEISKKFGLYETSILPYEDSCSVFVPQNPATKAQLRKIKQIESYLPEVSVLEDEVINESKKYEIRDGKIEEIDVFKMVKGGIL, from the coding sequence TTGAATAATATTGTAATAGTTAGAGTAGATGAAATTGGGTTAAAAAGTGGAAATAAAATGCTTTTTATGAAACAATTAAAGAATAATATAGAAAGTAAATTCAAAGACCTCTTCTCATGTAAAATATTAGGTAACAGAATATATTTATTTCCAAAAAAGACTTTTAATAATAGAGATTTAGATAATTTAGGTAAAATATTTGGTATTAGTTCTTATTCGGTTGCCAAGAAAATAGATAAAGATTTTGAAAAAATGGAAGAAGAAGCTTATAAGCTAGTTATAGAAGCACTTAACAATGATTTTGATTCTTGCAAGTCTTTTAGGGTTTCTGTAAATAGAGCAGATAAATCTTTTCCAATGATAAGTCCAGAAATTGCAGCTAGAATTGGGGAATATGTATTATCTAATATTCCAAGTTTAACAGTTGATTTAACACAACCCGATATTAATATCGAAATAGATATAAGACCGGAAGGGGTATATTTATTTAAAGAACGAGTTAGGGGACCAAGTGGATTACCAGTAGGTGTTTCTTCTACAGGAACAGTTCTTCTGTCAGGAGGAATAGACAGTCCCGTTGCTGCTTTACTTATGTTAAGAAGAGGCATGGTTATTAATGGGGTTAATTTTTACAGTCCACCTTTTACAGGTCCAAAATCGTTAGATAAAATAATTAAAATTAGTTCAATTATATCTGAATATACACCGTTTCCTTTTCATCTTTATGTTGTACCTTTAACTAAAATTCAAATGTTATTCAAAGATTTGGAGGAGAATCAATTTTCAGTAGTCCTTCAAAGAAGATCTATGATGAGAATTGCTGATAAAATATCGAATCTTACTGGAACAAAAGTCTTAATTACAGGAGAAAGCTTAGGTCAAGTTGCTTCTCAAACGGTTGAAAATATATTAACAATTTCTGAAAGTACACAAAAAGTTATTTTTAGGCCGCTTATAGGATCAACAAAAAATGAAACTATTGAAATATCAAAAAAATTTGGTCTGTATGAGACATCCATACTTCCATACGAAGATTCATGCAGTGTTTTTGTACCTCAAAATCCTGCTACAAAAGCTCAATTGAGAAAGATTAAACAAATTGAGTCTTACCTACCTGAAGTTAGTGTGTTAGAAGATGAGGTTATAAATGAATCTAAAAAATATGAGATAAGAGATGGAAAAATAGAGGAAATTGATGTCTTTAAGATGGTGAAAGGTGGGATTCTATGA